CCGGCGCAACTTCGACGTCCGGCTGCACAACGAGCGCCGCCTTCTGATCGAAGAAGTTAAACGCCATGACCAGCAGCCCGGCGGCGATCCCGATCACTGCCCAACCGCGCAGGATGGTCCGACGGCGAAGGCGTTCACGTTGTGCGACGATCGCGATCGGTTCCGTTAGCGTCGCCGGCGCAATTGGCTTCGCTGCCGCGAGCAAGCCTTCCCAATGGCGATCCACTGCCACCGCGCGACGGCAAACCTCGCAGGCGCC
This DNA window, taken from Planctomycetia bacterium, encodes the following:
- a CDS encoding zf-HC2 domain-containing protein, which gives rise to MSTEHCTRLDDYLNGDLREAERSAFETHLGACEVCRRAVAVDRHWEGLLAAAKPIAPATLTEPIAIVAQRERLRRRTILRGWAVIGIAAGLLVMAFNFFDQKAALVVQPDVEVAPVRVAAVPAPPEVRIEFAAESRVIAMPLKSKNPQVSIVWLYPELRVADQAQESEAN